The following are encoded together in the Sulfoacidibacillus ferrooxidans genome:
- the rplK gene encoding 50S ribosomal protein L11: protein MAKRIMKLVKLQVTAGKATPAPPIGPALGQAGVNIMMFCKEFNARTADQPGMIIPVVITVYEDRSFTFELKTPPASVLLKKALGVESGSGEPNKKKIGTLPRTKVREIAEMKMVDLNAADVEAAMRMVEGTARSMGIVIAD from the coding sequence GTGGCAAAACGCATTATGAAGCTTGTAAAGCTGCAGGTGACTGCAGGAAAAGCCACGCCGGCGCCTCCGATTGGACCTGCATTAGGTCAAGCGGGCGTCAATATTATGATGTTTTGCAAGGAGTTTAATGCTCGTACCGCTGATCAACCTGGGATGATTATTCCGGTTGTAATTACCGTATATGAAGATCGCTCATTTACGTTTGAGTTAAAGACACCTCCTGCATCTGTGTTGCTTAAAAAGGCGCTCGGTGTGGAAAGTGGTTCTGGCGAACCGAATAAAAAGAAGATCGGTACGTTGCCACGCACTAAGGTGCGGGAAATTGCTGAAATGAAGATGGTTGACCTGAACGCAGCAGACGTAGAAGCTGCAATGCGCATGGTTGAAGGCACAGCGCGTTCGATGGGCATTGTGATTGCAGACTAG
- the rpoC gene encoding DNA-directed RNA polymerase subunit beta', whose translation MLDVNNFEYMKIGLASPDKIRSWSHGEVKKPETINYRTLKPEKEGLFCEKIFGPQRDWECHCGKYKRVRYKGVVCDRCGVEVTRAKVRRERMGHIELAAPVSHIWYFKGIPSRMGLVLDMSPRSLEEVIYFASYVVTDPGDTPLEKKQLLSEKDYRSYREKYGYAFEAGMGAESIKKLLLEIDIEREIETLREELRTVQGQRRNRAIKRLEVLDAFKQSRNEPSWMILDALPVIPPDLRPMVQLDGGRFATSDLNDLYRRVINRNNRLKRLLDLGAPDIIVQNEKRMLQEAVDALIDNGRRGRPVTGPGNRPLKSLSHMLKGKQGRFRQNLLGKRVDYSGRSVIVVGPELKMYQCGLPKEMALELFKPFVMKELVGQGLAHNIKSAKRKVERASPEVWDVLEQVITEHPVLLNRAPTLHRLGIQAFEPILVAGRAIKLHPLVCTAYNADFDGDQMAVHVPLSAEAQAEARLLMLAAHNILNPKDGKPVVTPTQDMVLGSYYLTIEKANEPGEGRIFSTKEEVLLAYQYDQISLHSRIVIPARMLGKTSFTAEQQQALLVTTCGKILFNEIFPVEFPYINVADKKNLLVGTPNEYFIFEKGTDLKAFVEKVPVKGAVVKSFLGSIIGECFSRFGTTKTAEILDRVKRLAFSYSTKAGITISVADIYVPQQKEDIVTDAEKKEDVVVMQFRRGLITEEERYNRFISIWSSAKDQLTSTLMDSLDRFNPIYMMADSGARGSVSQITQLAGMRGLMANPSGRIIELPIKSNFREGLSVLEYFISTHGARKGLADTALRTADSGYLTRRLVDVAQDTIVRSDDCGTDRGLPVSQIRDGKEIIEDLYDRIVGRIAFSTVRHPETGAVLVERNQLIDETIARTIIDAGITDLMIRSVLTCRARHGVCIKCYGRNLATGKMVEIGEAVGIIAAQSIGEPGTQLTMRTFHTGGVAGDDITQGLPRIQELFEARNPKGQAIITELTGKVTEIREAKDKREIEITGEAETKAYTVPFGSRLRVTVGQELEAGDELTEGSVDPKEMLRVKGLRGVQNYLLREVQRVYRLQGVDIDDKHVEVMVRQMMRKVRIVDSGSTDLLPGTYADLFTYEDANRAALLTGGEPAVARAALLGITKASLETDSFLSAASFQETTRVLTEAAIKGKVDRLLGLKENVIIGKLIPAGTGMARYRNIALVDTETQQIVGSNAHSAQEPKLEKVTADVVE comes from the coding sequence TTGCTAGATGTCAATAACTTTGAGTATATGAAAATTGGTCTTGCCTCACCAGACAAGATTCGATCATGGTCGCATGGGGAAGTCAAAAAACCAGAAACAATTAATTACAGGACATTAAAGCCCGAGAAAGAGGGGCTGTTTTGTGAAAAGATTTTTGGACCTCAACGAGACTGGGAATGCCATTGTGGTAAGTACAAACGCGTTCGGTATAAAGGTGTAGTTTGTGATCGTTGTGGTGTGGAAGTAACGCGTGCCAAGGTTCGACGTGAACGCATGGGACATATCGAATTAGCTGCGCCAGTATCACATATTTGGTATTTTAAAGGCATTCCTAGCCGCATGGGTCTTGTATTAGACATGTCACCGCGCTCGCTAGAAGAAGTCATTTATTTTGCTTCGTATGTAGTTACTGACCCAGGTGATACGCCGCTTGAAAAAAAGCAACTACTTTCCGAAAAAGACTATCGCAGTTATCGTGAAAAGTATGGTTATGCGTTTGAAGCTGGCATGGGTGCTGAATCCATCAAAAAATTGTTATTAGAGATTGATATCGAGCGGGAAATTGAAACATTGCGTGAAGAGCTGCGCACTGTGCAAGGGCAACGCCGTAATCGGGCGATTAAACGTCTTGAAGTATTGGATGCTTTTAAACAATCAAGGAATGAACCGAGTTGGATGATTCTTGATGCACTTCCGGTTATACCTCCGGATTTGCGGCCAATGGTTCAGTTAGACGGAGGTCGTTTTGCGACTTCAGACTTAAATGATCTGTATCGCCGAGTGATCAATCGTAATAACCGTTTAAAACGGTTATTAGATTTGGGAGCACCGGATATTATCGTACAAAATGAGAAGCGGATGCTACAAGAAGCGGTAGATGCGCTCATTGATAATGGTCGTAGAGGTCGTCCTGTTACAGGACCTGGGAATCGCCCGCTAAAATCTCTTTCGCATATGCTAAAGGGAAAACAAGGACGGTTTAGACAAAATCTCTTAGGCAAACGGGTTGACTACTCTGGGCGATCTGTCATCGTCGTTGGACCAGAATTAAAAATGTACCAATGTGGATTGCCAAAAGAAATGGCATTAGAACTATTTAAACCCTTTGTTATGAAGGAACTCGTGGGTCAAGGGCTCGCGCATAATATTAAAAGTGCAAAACGCAAGGTAGAACGTGCGTCTCCAGAAGTGTGGGATGTACTCGAACAGGTTATTACTGAACATCCTGTATTGTTAAATCGGGCACCTACGTTGCATCGATTGGGTATTCAGGCGTTTGAACCGATACTTGTTGCAGGTCGTGCCATCAAGTTACATCCACTCGTCTGTACTGCATATAATGCAGACTTTGATGGTGACCAAATGGCTGTGCACGTACCTTTATCTGCGGAAGCGCAAGCCGAAGCGCGTTTGTTAATGCTTGCAGCGCACAATATCTTAAACCCTAAAGATGGGAAACCTGTAGTTACGCCAACTCAGGATATGGTTCTAGGTTCTTATTACTTAACCATTGAGAAGGCGAATGAACCAGGTGAAGGGCGAATTTTTAGCACTAAGGAAGAAGTTCTCCTTGCCTATCAGTATGATCAGATATCGTTGCATTCGCGCATTGTTATTCCTGCGCGCATGCTTGGAAAAACTTCATTTACAGCGGAACAACAACAAGCTCTTCTTGTCACGACGTGTGGGAAAATATTATTTAATGAAATTTTCCCTGTGGAATTTCCTTATATCAACGTTGCGGACAAGAAAAACCTTCTCGTTGGAACGCCTAATGAGTATTTTATCTTCGAAAAAGGTACGGATTTAAAAGCGTTTGTTGAAAAAGTACCTGTAAAGGGCGCTGTTGTGAAGTCCTTTTTGGGATCTATTATTGGAGAGTGTTTTAGCCGATTTGGAACAACTAAGACAGCTGAAATTCTTGACCGCGTTAAGCGTCTTGCATTTTCCTATTCAACAAAAGCTGGTATTACGATTTCTGTAGCAGATATTTATGTTCCCCAACAAAAAGAGGACATTGTAACTGATGCAGAGAAAAAAGAAGATGTTGTAGTTATGCAATTCCGCCGTGGTCTTATTACGGAAGAAGAGCGTTATAACCGATTTATTAGTATTTGGAGTAGTGCTAAAGATCAACTGACGAGTACATTGATGGATTCACTTGATCGCTTTAATCCTATCTATATGATGGCAGATTCAGGTGCTCGGGGATCTGTTTCGCAGATTACTCAGTTAGCCGGGATGCGTGGATTAATGGCCAATCCATCTGGGCGCATTATTGAATTACCAATTAAGTCTAACTTCCGCGAAGGTCTCAGTGTATTGGAGTACTTCATTTCAACTCATGGCGCGCGAAAAGGACTTGCAGATACGGCGCTTCGTACGGCTGACTCAGGTTATCTAACTAGACGTCTTGTGGATGTTGCGCAAGATACCATTGTTCGCAGTGATGATTGTGGAACAGACCGCGGTTTGCCGGTTTCACAAATTCGCGATGGTAAAGAGATTATTGAAGATTTGTATGATCGCATTGTTGGACGAATTGCGTTTTCCACTGTTCGCCATCCGGAGACGGGTGCAGTGCTTGTAGAGCGCAATCAATTGATCGATGAAACTATAGCTCGTACCATTATTGACGCAGGGATTACGGATCTTATGATTCGCTCTGTATTGACATGTCGTGCAAGACATGGCGTATGTATTAAATGTTATGGACGCAACTTAGCCACAGGTAAAATGGTGGAAATCGGTGAAGCAGTTGGTATTATTGCAGCGCAGTCTATTGGTGAGCCAGGAACACAGTTAACGATGCGTACCTTCCATACGGGCGGTGTAGCAGGCGATGATATTACTCAAGGTTTACCACGTATTCAGGAATTATTTGAAGCGCGCAATCCGAAAGGGCAAGCCATTATCACAGAGTTGACTGGTAAGGTGACTGAGATACGAGAAGCTAAGGATAAACGGGAGATTGAAATCACTGGTGAAGCTGAGACAAAAGCTTATACGGTGCCGTTTGGATCTAGGTTACGTGTGACGGTTGGTCAAGAACTGGAAGCTGGGGATGAGCTGACAGAAGGTAGTGTGGATCCTAAGGAGATGCTTCGTGTTAAGGGTTTGCGCGGTGTTCAAAACTATTTACTGCGTGAGGTCCAACGGGTTTATCGACTACAAGGGGTTGACATTGACGACAAGCACGTTGAAGTGATGGTGCGCCAAATGATGCGCAAGGTGCGTATTGTGGATAGCGGATCAACAGACCTTCTGCCTGGAACCTATGCTGATCTGTTTACCTATGAGGATGCCAATCGAGCAGCCTTGCTAACTGGCGGGGAACCGGCGGTAGCGAGAGCAGCGCTGTTAGGTATCACCAAAGCATCTCTTGAAACAGATTCCTTCTTATCTGCTGCGTCTTTTCAAGAGACGACGCGCGTGTTGACGGAAGCTGCTATTAAAGGTAAAGTAGATCGCTTACTAGGCCTTAAAGAGAATGTGATTATTGGTAAACTCATTCCTGCTGGGACGGGGATGGCAAGATACAGGAATATCGCATTGGTAGACACAGAAACTCAACAAATCGTAGGATCCAATGCTCATAGTGCACAAGAACCGAAATTGGAAAAAGTGACTGCTGATGTGGTTGAGTAA
- a CDS encoding class I SAM-dependent methyltransferase, which produces MSDHYYSSKPSSLSERSEIHAVLRGLSFKFVTDRGVFSRSEVDFGSALLAESAFISPGDRLLDLGCGYGVVGIALANSVKDVELWSVDINERAVELCRMNAARVGIEAHVLESDGVAKIPSEIAFNCVVLNPPIRAGKSTVWRLYAEAESVLLPHGELYVVIQKKQGARSSTEYLRTLFHTVEVIANKSGYQVIQCVKMAT; this is translated from the coding sequence ATGTCGGACCACTATTATAGCTCAAAACCTAGTAGTCTATCAGAGCGCTCTGAAATTCATGCCGTTTTGCGTGGTCTCTCGTTTAAATTCGTGACTGACCGCGGTGTATTTAGCCGTTCTGAAGTTGATTTTGGATCGGCATTGCTAGCTGAATCGGCATTTATTTCGCCGGGTGATCGACTCTTGGATTTAGGATGCGGCTATGGGGTAGTTGGCATAGCGTTAGCTAATTCTGTGAAGGATGTTGAGCTTTGGTCGGTGGATATCAACGAACGTGCGGTAGAGTTGTGCAGGATGAATGCAGCGCGCGTAGGTATTGAGGCGCACGTTCTGGAAAGTGATGGCGTTGCGAAGATACCGAGCGAGATTGCATTTAATTGTGTGGTTTTGAATCCTCCGATTAGAGCAGGTAAATCCACGGTGTGGCGTCTATATGCAGAAGCTGAATCAGTACTTTTGCCGCATGGCGAGCTATATGTCGTCATTCAAAAAAAACAAGGTGCTCGTTCTAGTACGGAGTATTTGCGCACGCTATTTCATACAGTGGAAGTCATAGCAAACAAGTCCGGGTATCAAGTCATTCAATGTGTCAAAATGGCAACATAA
- the rplA gene encoding 50S ribosomal protein L1 has translation MAGKKYAEVAKLVEKDRLYDPIEALELAKQTSVTKFDASVEIAFRLGLDPRKNDQQIRGAVVLPHGTGRTVRVIVFAKGDKAREAEAAGADVVGDDDLVARISGGWMDFDAAIATPDMMASVGRLGRVLGPRGLMPNPKTGTVTFDVKKAVEEVKAGKIEYRLDKGANVHAVLGKVSFPTEKLLENYQAIQDALQKAKPAAAKGQYFRSVSVSTTMGPGISMNLQRLTAAARTE, from the coding sequence ATGGCAGGAAAGAAGTATGCTGAAGTAGCGAAGCTAGTTGAAAAAGATCGTTTATACGATCCTATCGAGGCGTTAGAACTTGCAAAGCAAACCTCTGTTACGAAGTTTGATGCTTCTGTTGAGATTGCATTTCGTTTAGGCTTAGATCCTCGCAAAAACGATCAACAGATTCGCGGTGCTGTTGTACTACCGCACGGCACTGGTCGAACAGTGCGTGTCATCGTTTTTGCAAAAGGTGACAAGGCGCGTGAAGCGGAAGCAGCTGGAGCAGATGTTGTGGGCGATGATGATTTGGTTGCACGTATTTCAGGTGGCTGGATGGATTTTGACGCCGCTATTGCAACTCCTGATATGATGGCGAGTGTTGGTCGGCTTGGTCGCGTGTTGGGTCCAAGGGGATTAATGCCTAATCCAAAAACAGGAACTGTAACTTTTGATGTGAAAAAAGCAGTAGAAGAAGTGAAGGCTGGTAAAATTGAATATCGTCTTGATAAAGGGGCGAATGTTCATGCTGTGTTGGGGAAGGTTTCTTTTCCTACAGAGAAGCTTCTAGAAAATTATCAGGCGATTCAGGATGCATTGCAAAAAGCAAAACCTGCAGCGGCAAAAGGGCAGTATTTCCGTAGTGTTTCAGTAAGTACCACGATGGGACCTGGAATTTCTATGAATCTTCAACGGTTAACCGCTGCAGCACGGACAGAGTAA
- the rpsG gene encoding 30S ribosomal protein S7, whose product MPRKGPVPRRDVMPDPVYENKSVTRLINKIMLDGKRGVAQNIVYGAFEKVRERAGKDPLEVFDAAMKNIMPVLEVKARRVGGSNYQVPIEVRPERRSTLGIRWLVTYARQRHEKNMDERLANEIMDAANNAGGSVKKREDTHRMAEANKAFAHYRW is encoded by the coding sequence ATGCCGAGAAAAGGGCCAGTTCCGCGTCGCGATGTGATGCCGGATCCGGTTTATGAAAATAAATCGGTTACTCGCTTGATTAATAAGATTATGTTGGATGGTAAGCGTGGAGTAGCACAAAATATTGTTTACGGTGCGTTTGAAAAAGTACGTGAGCGTGCAGGTAAAGATCCGCTGGAAGTATTTGATGCAGCCATGAAAAATATCATGCCGGTTTTGGAAGTTAAAGCACGTCGGGTAGGGGGTTCAAACTACCAGGTGCCAATTGAAGTTCGTCCAGAGCGACGTTCTACGCTTGGCATCCGCTGGTTAGTCACCTATGCCCGTCAACGTCACGAAAAAAACATGGACGAGCGCTTGGCTAATGAAATTATGGATGCTGCTAATAACGCTGGTGGATCTGTGAAGAAGCGTGAAGATACACATCGGATGGCGGAGGCCAATAAGGCGTTTGCTCACTACCGCTGGTAG
- the rplJ gene encoding 50S ribosomal protein L10: protein MVSVREEKAAQVAEIADKLSNSKTTIITDYRGLTVAEVTDLRKRLRDAGIEFRVLKNTLVRRATAESGTSAVDVYLKGPTAIAFSTDDLVAPAKLLNDFAVKNKALEIKGGLVEGKLVDADGVKELATLPSRDGLLSMLLSVLQAPMRNLAYATKQIADQKEAQEA, encoded by the coding sequence ATGGTGAGTGTTCGTGAAGAGAAGGCAGCACAAGTAGCTGAGATTGCAGACAAGCTGTCCAATAGTAAAACGACGATTATCACTGACTATCGTGGTTTAACAGTTGCGGAAGTCACTGATCTGCGCAAAAGACTGCGCGATGCGGGTATTGAGTTTCGCGTGTTAAAGAACACCTTAGTTCGTCGTGCGACTGCAGAGTCAGGGACGTCTGCGGTAGACGTGTATTTAAAGGGACCTACTGCAATTGCATTTAGTACAGATGACTTAGTTGCACCTGCTAAATTGCTCAATGACTTTGCTGTTAAGAACAAGGCTCTTGAAATCAAGGGCGGTCTTGTTGAAGGTAAGTTGGTTGATGCAGATGGTGTGAAGGAACTAGCTACGTTACCATCACGTGATGGATTGTTATCGATGTTGCTTAGTGTATTGCAAGCGCCAATGCGCAACTTGGCTTATGCAACAAAACAAATTGCAGATCAAAAAGAAGCGCAAGAAGCATAG
- the rpoB gene encoding DNA-directed RNA polymerase subunit beta encodes MTDLQGHVEKYGRRERRTYSRVAEVHELPNLIEIQQKSYEWFLSDGLRELFADISPIQDFTGNLTLEFVDYSLGDPKYSVEESKERDVTYAAPLRVKVRLINRETGEVKEQEVFMGDFPLMTDTGTFIINGAERVIVSQLVRSPSVYFNTKVDKNGKRTFSATVIPNRGAWLELETDAKDIIYVRIDRTRKIPVTVLLRALGFSTDAEILNLLGEDEYLRNTLEKDNTDSTEKALIEIYERLRPGEPPTLDNARNLLTSRFFDPKRYDLAAVGRYKLNKKLHLKNRLLNQRLSESLVDADTGEILAEAGQVVDRRLLDRLLPFLDSGLNQHTYRSSAGVTEDPQIHVQEIRIFSQREDGKPIKVIGNGRIEKNVKHIMPADIIASISYFMDLLHGIGDTDDIDHLGNRRLRSVGELLQNQFRIGLSRMERVVRERMSIQDANAITPQGLINIRPVIASIKEFFGSSQLSQFMDQTNPLAELTHKRRLSALGPGGLTRERAGFEVRDVHHSHYGRMCPIETPEGPNIGLINSLSTYARINEYGFIETPYRHVDPETGLLTDRIDYLTADEEDNYVVGQATSRITPEGKFMDPEQIVRHKEEILTMPGDRVDYIDVSPKQVVSVATALIPFLENDDANRALMGSNMQRQAVPLLVTDAPLVGTGMEYKAARDSGVAILAKRSGIVERVTANEIQIRAQEIVDGNVVQGNIDRYKVMKFMRSNQGTCINQRPIVRLGDKVQKGDIIADGPATDQGELALGRNVLVAFMTWEGYNYEDAILLSEDIVKEDVYTSIHVEEYESEARDTKLGPEEITRDIPNVGEEALRNLDDRGIIRIGAEIVAGDILVGKVTPKGVTELTAEERLLHAIFGEKAREVRDTSLKAPNGGAGIIVDVKVFTRENGDELPPGVNQLVRVYIAQKRKISEGDKMAGRHGNKGVVARIMPVEDMPYLPDGTPVQIVLNPLGVPSRMNIGQVLETHLGMAAHTLGIRIATPVFDGAHEADVFDALEEAGLDRDGKTVLYDGRTGERFDGRVTVGYVYMLKLHHLVDDKIHARSTGPYSLVTQQPLGGKAQFGGQRFGEMEVWALEAYGAAYTLQEILTVKSDDVVGRVKTYEAIVKGENVPEPGVPESFKVLIKELQSLGLDVKILSEDEQEIAMRESDEDDDTTEKLNFSLEMREVGED; translated from the coding sequence GTGACCGATTTGCAGGGACACGTAGAAAAGTACGGGCGCCGCGAGCGCAGAACGTACTCTCGCGTTGCGGAAGTTCACGAACTCCCGAATTTAATTGAGATACAACAAAAGTCGTACGAATGGTTTTTGAGTGATGGATTGCGAGAACTTTTCGCAGATATCTCTCCCATTCAGGATTTTACAGGGAATCTGACTTTAGAATTTGTAGATTATAGCCTGGGGGATCCGAAGTACAGTGTCGAGGAATCTAAAGAGCGAGATGTAACCTATGCAGCTCCTCTGAGGGTAAAGGTGCGGTTGATTAACCGCGAAACAGGTGAAGTCAAGGAGCAAGAAGTCTTTATGGGAGATTTCCCGCTCATGACGGATACAGGTACCTTTATTATTAATGGTGCAGAACGGGTAATTGTCAGTCAGCTCGTACGTTCTCCTAGTGTGTATTTTAATACAAAGGTAGATAAAAACGGGAAAAGAACGTTTAGCGCTACCGTCATTCCTAATCGGGGCGCTTGGCTTGAACTTGAAACAGACGCAAAAGATATTATATATGTGCGTATTGACCGCACGCGCAAAATACCAGTAACTGTCTTGCTAAGGGCGCTTGGCTTTTCAACAGATGCCGAGATTTTAAACCTTCTTGGTGAAGATGAATACTTACGAAACACATTAGAAAAGGATAACACCGATTCTACTGAGAAGGCTTTAATTGAAATCTATGAACGCCTACGGCCGGGAGAACCTCCCACATTAGATAATGCGCGTAATTTATTGACTTCGCGCTTCTTTGATCCAAAGCGGTATGATTTGGCTGCGGTTGGTCGTTATAAACTCAATAAAAAGTTACACTTAAAAAATCGTTTGCTTAATCAACGATTGTCAGAGTCGCTTGTTGATGCGGATACCGGGGAGATTTTAGCTGAGGCTGGTCAAGTTGTGGATCGACGTCTGCTTGATCGTTTGCTTCCTTTTCTTGATTCTGGTCTTAATCAGCATACGTATCGATCATCGGCAGGTGTCACTGAGGATCCACAAATCCATGTACAAGAGATCCGCATTTTTAGTCAACGCGAAGATGGGAAGCCCATTAAAGTAATTGGTAATGGACGTATTGAAAAAAATGTAAAGCACATTATGCCGGCGGATATCATTGCATCGATTAGTTATTTTATGGATTTGCTTCATGGGATCGGGGATACAGATGATATTGACCACTTAGGGAATCGTCGTCTCCGCTCTGTTGGGGAATTGTTGCAAAATCAGTTTCGCATAGGTCTATCTCGTATGGAGCGCGTTGTTCGCGAACGGATGTCGATTCAGGATGCTAACGCGATTACTCCACAGGGGCTTATTAATATCAGACCTGTGATCGCATCGATCAAAGAGTTTTTTGGGTCGAGTCAGTTATCTCAGTTTATGGATCAGACGAATCCTTTGGCAGAATTGACACACAAACGTCGGCTATCTGCACTTGGCCCAGGCGGTCTTACGCGTGAGCGAGCTGGTTTTGAAGTGCGAGATGTTCACCACTCTCACTATGGTCGGATGTGTCCAATTGAAACGCCTGAAGGTCCGAATATTGGTTTGATCAATAGCTTGTCTACCTATGCGCGAATCAATGAATATGGTTTTATTGAAACGCCCTACCGACATGTTGATCCGGAAACCGGCCTGCTGACTGATCGTATCGATTATTTAACGGCTGATGAAGAAGATAATTATGTCGTTGGTCAAGCAACATCAAGGATTACACCTGAAGGTAAGTTTATGGATCCGGAACAAATTGTCCGTCATAAAGAAGAAATTCTAACAATGCCTGGTGACCGGGTCGATTATATTGACGTTTCACCTAAGCAAGTTGTTTCTGTTGCGACGGCGCTTATTCCTTTTTTGGAAAACGATGATGCCAACCGAGCGTTGATGGGTTCGAACATGCAACGTCAAGCCGTACCGCTATTGGTGACAGATGCACCGCTTGTTGGGACGGGGATGGAATACAAGGCAGCTCGTGATTCAGGTGTTGCTATACTTGCAAAACGTTCTGGCATTGTGGAGCGTGTAACTGCAAATGAGATTCAGATTCGCGCGCAGGAAATAGTTGATGGCAATGTTGTTCAGGGCAATATTGATCGCTATAAAGTGATGAAGTTTATGCGTTCAAACCAGGGGACATGTATCAATCAACGGCCGATTGTCAGATTGGGTGATAAAGTCCAAAAAGGTGATATTATTGCTGACGGCCCTGCTACAGATCAAGGTGAATTGGCACTTGGACGCAATGTTCTTGTCGCGTTTATGACGTGGGAAGGATACAACTATGAAGATGCAATTCTCTTAAGTGAAGACATTGTGAAGGAAGATGTCTATACTTCCATTCACGTAGAAGAATATGAGTCTGAGGCGCGGGACACAAAACTTGGGCCTGAAGAAATTACACGGGATATTCCGAATGTCGGGGAAGAGGCACTTCGCAATTTAGATGATCGCGGGATTATTCGCATCGGTGCAGAGATTGTCGCAGGTGACATTCTGGTAGGAAAAGTGACACCAAAAGGTGTGACTGAACTAACTGCAGAAGAGCGGTTGCTTCATGCGATCTTTGGTGAAAAGGCGCGAGAAGTCCGCGATACTTCGCTAAAGGCGCCAAATGGTGGGGCCGGTATTATTGTGGATGTAAAAGTATTCACTCGCGAAAATGGCGATGAATTACCTCCTGGTGTTAATCAGCTTGTGCGGGTTTATATTGCGCAAAAACGCAAGATTTCTGAAGGCGATAAGATGGCAGGAAGACACGGTAATAAGGGTGTTGTGGCCCGGATTATGCCTGTGGAAGATATGCCTTATTTGCCAGATGGAACGCCTGTGCAAATTGTGTTAAATCCATTGGGTGTTCCTTCGCGGATGAATATCGGACAAGTGCTTGAGACGCATCTAGGCATGGCGGCACATACACTTGGTATTCGGATTGCAACTCCAGTTTTTGATGGCGCTCATGAAGCTGATGTGTTCGATGCGTTAGAAGAGGCTGGTCTTGATCGCGATGGTAAGACGGTGCTTTATGATGGTAGAACTGGTGAACGATTTGATGGACGTGTGACTGTTGGCTATGTGTATATGTTGAAATTGCATCACTTGGTTGACGATAAGATTCATGCTCGTTCTACTGGACCGTATTCACTTGTTACGCAACAACCGCTTGGTGGTAAGGCGCAGTTTGGTGGTCAACGTTTTGGCGAGATGGAAGTGTGGGCGTTAGAGGCGTACGGCGCAGCTTATACACTCCAAGAAATTTTGACAGTCAAGTCGGATGATGTAGTTGGCCGTGTAAAGACGTACGAAGCAATTGTTAAAGGTGAAAATGTGCCTGAACCAGGAGTTCCTGAATCATTTAAGGTGCTCATCAAAGAACTGCAAAGTCTTGGGCTTGATGTAAAAATACTCTCTGAAGATGAACAAGAAATTGCCATGCGTGAATCCGATGAGGACGATGATACGACAGAAAAGCTTAATTTCAGTTTAGAGATGCGTGAAGTGGGCGAGGACTAA
- the rplL gene encoding 50S ribosomal protein L7/L12: MSKEQIIEAIKGMTVLDLNELVKAIEEEFGVTAAAPVAMMGGAGAGAGEVEAEQTEFDAILVEAGASKINVIKVVREITGLGLKEAKEVVDNAPKALKEKVSKEDAEAIKTKIEEAGGKVEIK; encoded by the coding sequence GTGTCTAAAGAACAAATTATTGAAGCGATTAAGGGCATGACTGTACTAGATTTGAACGAACTTGTTAAAGCAATCGAGGAAGAGTTTGGTGTAACTGCAGCAGCTCCAGTCGCCATGATGGGTGGAGCAGGTGCAGGTGCAGGTGAAGTAGAGGCAGAACAAACTGAGTTTGATGCGATTCTTGTAGAAGCAGGCGCTTCGAAGATTAACGTAATTAAAGTTGTTCGCGAAATTACTGGCCTAGGATTGAAAGAAGCGAAAGAAGTAGTTGATAATGCACCAAAAGCTTTAAAAGAAAAGGTTAGCAAAGAAGATGCTGAAGCAATCAAAACAAAGATTGAAGAAGCAGGCGGCAAAGTCGAAATTAAGTAG
- the rpsL gene encoding 30S ribosomal protein S12: MPTINQLVRKGRMVIEEKSGAPALQKGYNSFHKEQTDLPSPQKRGVCTRVGTMTPKKPNSALRKYARVRLTNGIEVTAYIPGIGHNLQEHSVVLVRGGRVKDLPGVRYHIVRGALDTAGVKDRQQSRSKYGAKRPKKKK; this comes from the coding sequence GTGCCGACGATTAATCAGCTAGTGCGTAAAGGACGCATGGTTATAGAAGAAAAGTCCGGAGCGCCGGCATTACAGAAGGGCTATAACAGCTTCCACAAGGAGCAAACGGATCTCCCTTCACCACAAAAACGCGGCGTGTGTACCCGTGTAGGGACGATGACCCCGAAAAAGCCAAACTCAGCACTTCGTAAGTATGCTCGTGTGCGTTTAACGAATGGTATTGAAGTAACTGCCTACATTCCTGGTATTGGTCATAACTTGCAGGAGCACTCCGTAGTTCTAGTGCGGGGCGGTCGTGTAAAGGACTTACCTGGTGTGAGGTATCACATTGTCCGTGGTGCACTTGATACTGCAGGCGTGAAAGACCGTCAACAGTCTCGTTCCAAGTACGGCGCCAAGCGTCCGAAGAAAAAGAAGTAA